Proteins encoded in a region of the Mucispirillum schaedleri ASF457 genome:
- a CDS encoding pyridoxal phosphate-dependent aminotransferase, with product MVFLTNPDNPAGNLINLEFIEKTAAKCRKENCILVIDECFIDLAENGASAVPLINKYDNLIIIKAFTKTYSFAGIRLGYAVSNEKITEMIDNMLPEWRVSMPANICGIAALSDKTFIKSSLKYIKKEKEYLINNLQSFGFTIYGSQANYIFFYSEILDLKERLEKYSILIRDCSNYNGLEKGYYRAAVKKHGDNEKLINAIKDVVNG from the coding sequence ATGGTGTTTTTAACAAATCCAGATAACCCAGCGGGTAACCTTATAAATCTGGAATTTATAGAAAAAACAGCAGCAAAATGCAGAAAAGAAAACTGTATTTTAGTGATTGATGAATGCTTTATTGATTTAGCAGAAAATGGGGCCAGTGCAGTTCCATTAATAAATAAATATGATAATCTTATTATAATCAAAGCATTTACTAAAACTTATTCATTTGCAGGTATCAGGCTTGGTTATGCAGTATCTAATGAAAAAATAACTGAGATGATAGATAATATGCTTCCAGAATGGCGGGTTTCTATGCCTGCTAATATTTGCGGAATAGCTGCATTAAGTGATAAAACTTTTATTAAATCATCCTTAAAATATATTAAAAAAGAAAAAGAATATCTTATTAATAATTTACAGTCGTTTGGATTTACTATATATGGCTCGCAGGCAAACTATATATTTTTTTATTCAGAAATACTTGACTTAAAAGAAAGACTAGAAAAATATAGTATATTAATTAGAGACTGCTCAAATTATAATGGATTAGAAAAAGGATATTACAGAGCAGCAGTAAAAAAACATGGAGATAATGAAAAACTTATTAACGCAATAAAGGATGTAGTAAATGGCTAA
- the galE gene encoding UDP-glucose 4-epimerase GalE, which yields MMILVTGGAGYIGSTTARYLIEHGEQVVILDSLVSSNIEDVPCRAIFYKGDIADTVKVSEIVKKHNIEACLHFAAYIEVAESVANPYKYFENNMSKALILFNTLKYNGVLKIVFSSTAAVYGEPKYTPIDENHPLNPVNPYGMSKYLAENILSSFDTAYNMRYVALRYFNACGAWGGSGEKHNPETHLIPLILQVPLGKREKLYINGTDYNTKDGTCIRDYIHVYDLACAHYAALNYLRAGGKSEKINLGTGTGFSIKEVIEVCEKVTGQEINKEIRSRRAGDPAVLIASNKKAKDILGWDITYNNLYDIVKSAYLFHKDN from the coding sequence ATTATGATATTAGTAACTGGCGGTGCAGGATATATTGGCAGCACAACTGCAAGATATTTGATAGAACATGGTGAACAGGTTGTTATTTTAGACAGTCTTGTTTCATCTAATATTGAAGATGTGCCTTGTAGAGCTATTTTTTATAAAGGTGATATAGCAGATACTGTTAAGGTAAGTGAAATAGTAAAAAAACATAATATAGAAGCCTGTCTGCATTTTGCAGCCTACATAGAAGTGGCAGAATCGGTTGCAAATCCATATAAATATTTTGAAAATAATATGTCAAAAGCTCTTATTTTATTTAATACATTAAAATATAATGGTGTATTAAAGATAGTTTTTTCTTCTACTGCAGCTGTATATGGAGAGCCTAAGTATACACCGATTGATGAAAATCACCCATTGAATCCAGTTAATCCTTATGGTATGAGTAAATATTTAGCAGAAAATATCCTTTCTTCTTTTGATACTGCATATAATATGCGATATGTGGCATTAAGATATTTTAATGCATGTGGTGCATGGGGTGGCAGTGGAGAAAAACATAACCCTGAAACACATCTGATACCACTTATATTACAAGTGCCGCTTGGAAAAAGAGAAAAATTATATATCAACGGCACAGACTATAATACAAAAGACGGCACATGTATAAGAGATTATATACATGTTTATGATTTAGCCTGTGCTCATTATGCAGCATTAAATTATTTAAGAGCAGGCGGTAAAAGTGAAAAAATAAACTTAGGAACTGGCACTGGCTTTTCTATTAAAGAAGTAATAGAAGTGTGCGAAAAAGTCACAGGGCAGGAAATAAATAAGGAAATCCGCAGCAGGCGTGCAGGTGACCCTGCTGTGCTTATAGCATCAAATAAAAAAGCAAAAGATATACTTGGCTGGGATATTACATATAATAATTTATATGATATAGTGAAGTCTGCTTATTTATTTCATAAAGATAATTAA
- the rfbD gene encoding dTDP-4-dehydrorhamnose reductase, protein MKVLVTGVNGQLGFDVCKELDRRNIENKGIDRESCDITDENAVSAYIKNYAPDVVIHCAAYTAVDRAEDEKEVCYNVNVKGTEYIAKACKEIDAKMVYISTDYVFEGAGDTAYEINDNAAPNNTYGLTKYQGEEAVKKILSKYFIIRISWVFGINGNNFINTMMKLGESRRELNVVADQIGSPTFTCDAAPLICDMAATEKYGLYHATNEGCCSWADLAEYIFSVTGQNIVVHHIKTEEYPAKALRPKNSRLSKASLDNAGFKRLPDWKDAVKRYIKEKSGQKI, encoded by the coding sequence ATGAAAGTATTAGTTACAGGTGTAAATGGTCAGCTTGGCTTTGATGTCTGTAAAGAGCTTGATAGAAGAAATATAGAAAATAAGGGCATAGATAGAGAAAGCTGTGATATTACAGATGAAAATGCAGTGTCAGCTTATATTAAAAATTATGCACCTGATGTAGTTATTCACTGTGCTGCATACACTGCTGTTGACAGGGCAGAAGATGAAAAAGAAGTGTGCTATAATGTAAATGTAAAAGGCACAGAATATATTGCAAAAGCATGTAAAGAAATAGATGCAAAAATGGTATATATTTCTACTGATTATGTATTTGAAGGGGCAGGTGATACTGCTTATGAAATAAATGATAATGCAGCTCCAAATAATACTTATGGTCTTACAAAATATCAAGGTGAAGAAGCAGTTAAAAAGATATTGAGTAAATATTTTATTATCCGCATTTCATGGGTATTTGGCATTAATGGAAACAATTTTATTAATACTATGATGAAGCTTGGTGAAAGCCGCAGAGAATTAAATGTAGTTGCAGACCAGATAGGAAGCCCAACTTTTACTTGCGATGCAGCACCTTTAATATGTGATATGGCAGCAACAGAAAAATATGGTTTGTATCATGCAACAAATGAAGGCTGCTGCTCATGGGCAGATTTGGCAGAATATATATTTTCTGTAACAGGTCAGAATATAGTAGTTCATCATATAAAAACTGAAGAATATCCTGCAAAGGCATTAAGACCAAAAAATTCAAGACTAAGTAAAGCAAGCCTTGATAATGCAGGGTTTAAAAGGCTGCCAGACTGGAAAGATGCTGTTAAAAGATATATAAAAGAAAAATCAGGGCAGAAAATATAG
- a CDS encoding cob(I)yrinic acid a,c-diamide adenosyltransferase, with translation MAKDKGLIHIYCGENKGKTTAAVGLAVRSFGSGFKIIFSQFLKTSPSGELLSFEKLGIKVYRITKPKGFTWEMNEDELALLKEEHNKLFKEVTSLVEKDGDKTLLVCDELVGAYAGGHIDKDMVMDFLNNKPKNLEVVLTGRNPSEELMEIADYITEMKKIKHPMDKGINARKGIEM, from the coding sequence ATGGCAAAAGATAAAGGGCTGATACATATATACTGCGGAGAAAATAAAGGTAAAACAACTGCTGCTGTGGGGCTTGCAGTCCGCAGTTTTGGCAGTGGGTTTAAAATTATATTTTCTCAGTTTTTAAAAACTTCTCCAAGCGGCGAACTTTTAAGTTTTGAGAAACTTGGTATAAAAGTATATAGAATAACAAAGCCAAAAGGTTTTACATGGGAAATGAATGAAGATGAGCTTGCACTTTTAAAAGAAGAACATAATAAATTATTTAAAGAAGTTACTTCTCTTGTAGAAAAAGATGGAGATAAAACGCTGCTTGTATGTGATGAGCTTGTAGGGGCTTATGCAGGCGGTCATATTGATAAAGATATGGTTATGGATTTTTTAAACAATAAGCCAAAAAATTTAGAAGTAGTATTAACTGGTAGAAATCCAAGTGAAGAATTAATGGAAATTGCTGACTATATTACTGAAATGAAAAAGATAAAACACCCTATGGATAAAGGGATAAATGCAAGAAAAGGAATAGAAATGTAA
- a CDS encoding ABC transporter permease, producing MENNNQETEDQNFITNSNIYKHYQYKTALYNLVKRDFIVKYRRSILGILWSVLNPFLMMVVISAVFSYMFRFDVEHYPVYYLTGYILFTMFTSSTSGAISSIINSAMLIKKMYIPNYLFPVEKCLFEFINTSVSLIALAAVLIWFKIPAALSWLLIPLPFIYIFIFSVGIAFILSSLNVYFRDIGHLYSVVTKVLIYATPVFYPVTILPPEIMQIMNWNPLYHFIDYFRIIILDGQIPSLNANLICAAFAFGSFFTGAVVFRLLQRKFILYI from the coding sequence ATGGAAAACAATAATCAGGAAACAGAAGACCAGAATTTTATAACAAATTCAAACATATATAAACACTATCAATATAAAACTGCTCTTTATAACCTTGTAAAGCGAGATTTTATTGTAAAATACAGACGCTCTATTTTAGGTATATTATGGAGTGTTTTAAACCCTTTTTTAATGATGGTAGTGATAAGTGCTGTTTTTTCTTATATGTTTCGCTTTGATGTGGAGCATTACCCTGTTTATTATCTTACTGGCTACATTCTATTTACAATGTTTACATCATCTACAAGTGGTGCCATTTCTTCCATTATTAATTCTGCTATGCTTATAAAAAAAATGTATATTCCAAACTATCTTTTTCCTGTAGAAAAATGCTTATTTGAATTTATAAATACTTCTGTTTCACTTATAGCACTTGCTGCAGTGCTTATATGGTTTAAAATACCTGCTGCTTTAAGCTGGCTGCTTATACCTTTGCCATTTATATATATATTTATATTTTCTGTTGGCATAGCTTTTATACTTTCCTCATTAAATGTATATTTTAGAGATATTGGTCATTTATACAGTGTTGTTACAAAAGTGTTAATATATGCTACACCAGTTTTTTATCCTGTTACTATACTCCCACCTGAAATAATGCAGATAATGAACTGGAACCCTTTGTATCATTTTATAGATTATTTTAGAATAATAATTTTAGATGGTCAAATACCTTCACTGAATGCAAACTTGATATGTGCTGCTTTTGCTTTTGGCTCTTTTTTCACTGGTGCTGTTGTATTTAGACTGCTGCAGCGTAAATTTATATTATATATTTAA
- a CDS encoding precorrin-8X methylmutase: MQEILKPMDIEKRSFEIISQEIGSVDLNEKELLVLKRVIHTTADFDYKENLVFRNNPVEKGIEALKKGCVIVTDTNMALAGINKPSLKKGGNSAVCYIGDEDVAYAASEKGVTRAQAAVEKAAKLNEPVIFAIGNAPTALIKIDELINNGKLNPVLIIACPVGFVNVVESKELILKHNIPSITSVGRKGGSNVAAAVINAMLYQAFPR; encoded by the coding sequence ATGCAGGAAATATTAAAACCTATGGATATAGAAAAAAGAAGTTTTGAAATAATATCACAAGAGATAGGCAGTGTAGATTTAAATGAAAAAGAGCTGCTTGTTTTAAAGCGAGTAATACATACTACTGCTGATTTTGACTATAAAGAAAACCTTGTTTTTAGAAACAATCCAGTAGAAAAAGGGATAGAAGCATTAAAAAAAGGGTGTGTTATAGTAACAGATACTAATATGGCTCTTGCTGGAATAAATAAACCATCATTAAAAAAAGGCGGAAACAGTGCAGTCTGCTATATAGGCGATGAAGATGTGGCTTATGCTGCATCAGAAAAAGGTGTTACAAGAGCTCAAGCAGCAGTAGAAAAAGCTGCAAAACTTAATGAGCCTGTTATTTTTGCAATAGGCAATGCACCTACTGCACTTATTAAAATAGATGAGCTTATTAATAACGGTAAGTTAAACCCAGTATTAATTATTGCATGTCCTGTTGGCTTTGTTAATGTGGTGGAAAGTAAAGAGTTAATCTTAAAACATAATATTCCAAGTATCACATCTGTTGGCAGGAAAGGCGGCTCAAATGTGGCAGCAGCTGTTATTAATGCAATGCTTTATCAGGCTTTTCCAAGGTAA
- the cobT gene encoding nicotinate-nucleotide--dimethylbenzimidazole phosphoribosyltransferase: protein MKEVEKIINEIKGADKDALKKAQIRQDNLLKPKGSLGTLEKISIKLAGITGKINNMADKRILFLFGADNGIYEEGVAATPQHFTKTLILSYADNAGTGINTITKSCNTDLKLIDMGIKGGVNHKNIDNRNLMINGTNNFMKEKAIPYDIVIKAVKTGIDYAKYAYDNGYNIIGSGEIGMANTTTAAACIMSFIKSSDSMLIGRGAGLKDEQLEIKRNVISYALKDYDLFNQEPFEVLTCVGGLDIAAMTGLYIGAAYYRLPVVIDGLISAAAALTAYNINNKIVDFMFTSHLSEEPAYIKAVNILGLEPILNLHMRLGEGSGCPIAMQIIQNACDIMNNMQTFQDINLEEEYRKDIKM, encoded by the coding sequence ATGAAAGAAGTTGAAAAAATAATAAATGAAATAAAAGGTGCAGATAAAGATGCTTTAAAAAAAGCACAAATCAGACAGGATAACCTTTTAAAACCAAAGGGCAGTTTAGGCACTCTTGAAAAAATTAGTATAAAACTTGCAGGTATTACTGGTAAAATTAATAACATGGCAGATAAAAGAATACTTTTTCTTTTTGGAGCAGATAATGGCATTTATGAAGAAGGTGTTGCAGCAACTCCACAGCATTTTACAAAAACATTAATTTTAAGTTATGCTGATAATGCAGGGACTGGCATAAATACTATTACAAAAAGCTGTAATACAGATTTGAAACTTATAGATATGGGTATTAAAGGCGGCGTTAATCATAAAAATATAGATAATAGAAACTTAATGATTAATGGCACAAATAACTTTATGAAAGAAAAAGCAATACCTTATGATATTGTTATAAAGGCAGTAAAAACTGGTATAGATTATGCAAAATATGCTTATGACAATGGCTATAATATTATAGGCAGCGGAGAAATAGGCATGGCTAATACTACAACTGCTGCTGCATGTATTATGTCATTTATAAAAAGCAGTGACAGCATGCTTATTGGCAGGGGGGCGGGGCTTAAAGATGAACAGCTTGAAATAAAGCGTAATGTAATAAGTTATGCTTTAAAGGATTATGATTTATTTAATCAAGAGCCTTTTGAAGTCCTAACCTGTGTGGGTGGACTTGATATTGCTGCTATGACTGGCTTATATATTGGTGCAGCATATTACAGACTTCCAGTTGTGATAGATGGGCTTATTTCTGCGGCAGCTGCTTTAACAGCATATAATATAAATAATAAAATAGTTGATTTTATGTTTACATCTCATTTATCAGAAGAGCCAGCTTATATTAAGGCAGTAAATATTCTGGGACTGGAACCAATACTTAATTTACACATGAGATTAGGTGAAGGCAGCGGCTGCCCTATTGCTATGCAGATAATACAAAATGCATGCGATATAATGAATAATATGCAGACCTTTCAGGATATTAATCTAGAAGAAGAATATAGGAAAGATATAAAAATGTAA
- a CDS encoding ABC transporter ATP-binding protein, translating into MDNIAIDVKNVSVKFNLAMAKYDGLKEYVINLIKGRVLYQEFQALKDVSFQVAKGEALGIVGFNGSGKSTLLKVIAGILRPDSGKAKVYGSIAPLIELGAGFDHNLTAKENIFFNGALRAIPRKKIQEKYDEIVDFAELHDFIDVPIKNFSSGMRARLGFAAAIMFDPDVLIADEVLSTGDYKFKAKCETKINQMRKNGLTILFVSHHAAQVKNVCSKAIWLDKGQIKMHGNTDEVCKAYENSNKK; encoded by the coding sequence ATGGATAATATTGCAATAGATGTAAAAAATGTTTCTGTTAAATTTAACCTTGCAATGGCTAAATATGACGGGCTGAAAGAGTATGTTATAAATCTTATTAAAGGCAGAGTTTTATATCAGGAATTTCAGGCATTGAAAGATGTGAGCTTTCAAGTAGCAAAAGGGGAAGCTTTAGGCATTGTTGGCTTTAATGGCTCTGGCAAAAGCACTCTTTTAAAAGTAATAGCAGGTATATTACGACCAGACAGCGGCAAAGCAAAAGTTTATGGCTCTATTGCTCCACTCATTGAGCTTGGTGCTGGTTTTGACCATAATTTAACTGCAAAAGAAAATATATTTTTTAATGGTGCACTCCGTGCAATACCTAGAAAAAAAATACAAGAAAAATATGATGAAATAGTAGATTTTGCAGAGCTGCATGATTTCATAGATGTGCCAATTAAAAACTTTTCTTCAGGTATGAGAGCAAGACTTGGTTTCGCTGCTGCAATAATGTTTGACCCAGATGTATTAATAGCAGATGAAGTATTATCAACTGGAGATTATAAGTTTAAAGCAAAATGTGAAACAAAAATAAATCAAATGCGTAAAAACGGCCTTACGATTTTATTTGTATCTCATCATGCTGCACAAGTAAAAAATGTATGCTCTAAGGCAATATGGCTTGACAAAGGTCAGATAAAAATGCATGGCAATACAGACGAAGTTTGCAAGGCATATGAAAACAGTAATAAAAAATAA
- a CDS encoding cobyric acid synthase encodes MAKCIMVQGTSSNVGKSLISAGLCRIFAQAGYKTAPFKSQNMALNSYITKDGLEIGRAQAVQAECAYQHIDVRFNPVLLKPTGSKTSQIIINGEIYGNMTAGEYFAEKHKFFKYIKESYESLNKEYDVIVIEGAGSPAEINLNHKDFVNMGMAQTAHAPVLLAGDIDKGGVFASLYGTVELLKEYKKYFKGFIINKFRGDKAILEPGLLQIEKLTGIDVLGVLPYEKFNIDEEDSLAEILKNNTKGLIDIAVIRLPRISNFTDFAVFEYYDEVKVRYINNIADFGEPDLLIIPGTKNTIDDMRYIRSSGLITKIMQYAETGKGIIGVCGGYQMLTSIIKDPDNMEAGGYVQGLNLIKAETVFEKEKIRTVIQGKFNNITGYFSFLNGAEFSGYEIHMGKTYADNRNISEIKDTNGNIKNDGLSVDNILGTYIHGIFDSSDVAKRIIDKLMQEKGIENQAEEKNINELRNKEYDKLADMLMKNLNISKIYEIMEKGV; translated from the coding sequence ATGGCTAAATGTATAATGGTGCAGGGCACTTCATCAAATGTTGGAAAAAGTCTGATTAGTGCAGGGTTATGCAGAATATTTGCTCAGGCTGGATATAAAACTGCTCCATTTAAGTCACAGAATATGGCACTTAATTCATATATTACAAAAGACGGTCTTGAAATAGGCAGGGCACAGGCTGTGCAGGCAGAATGCGCTTATCAGCATATAGATGTAAGGTTTAACCCTGTATTATTAAAACCAACAGGCAGTAAAACGAGCCAGATTATAATAAATGGTGAAATATATGGCAATATGACGGCAGGTGAATATTTTGCAGAAAAGCATAAGTTTTTTAAATATATAAAAGAAAGTTATGAAAGTTTAAATAAAGAGTATGATGTGATAGTTATAGAAGGGGCAGGAAGCCCTGCTGAAATAAACTTAAACCACAAAGATTTTGTAAATATGGGTATGGCTCAAACAGCTCATGCACCTGTGCTTTTAGCAGGGGATATTGACAAGGGGGGAGTATTTGCATCTCTTTACGGCACAGTAGAACTTTTAAAAGAATATAAAAAATATTTTAAAGGGTTTATTATTAATAAATTCAGGGGAGATAAAGCAATATTAGAGCCCGGACTTTTGCAGATTGAAAAGCTGACCGGCATAGATGTATTAGGTGTGCTGCCTTATGAAAAATTTAATATAGATGAAGAAGACAGCCTTGCAGAAATATTAAAAAATAATACAAAAGGTTTAATAGATATAGCAGTCATTAGACTTCCTAGAATATCAAATTTTACTGATTTTGCAGTTTTTGAATATTATGATGAAGTAAAAGTCAGGTATATTAATAATATTGCAGATTTTGGCGAGCCTGATTTACTTATAATTCCCGGCACAAAAAACACTATTGATGATATGAGATATATTCGCTCATCAGGGCTTATTACAAAAATAATGCAGTATGCAGAAACTGGCAAAGGTATAATAGGAGTATGTGGCGGCTACCAGATGCTTACAAGCATAATAAAAGACCCAGATAATATGGAAGCCGGCGGATATGTGCAGGGTTTAAATTTAATAAAAGCGGAAACTGTTTTTGAAAAAGAAAAGATAAGAACAGTCATTCAGGGAAAATTTAATAATATAACAGGCTATTTTTCGTTTTTAAATGGGGCAGAGTTTTCAGGTTATGAAATACACATGGGTAAAACTTATGCAGATAATCGCAATATTTCTGAAATAAAGGATACTAATGGAAATATTAAAAATGATGGTCTATCAGTAGATAATATATTAGGCACATATATCCATGGTATTTTTGATTCAAGTGATGTAGCTAAAAGAATAATAGATAAACTTATGCAGGAAAAAGGCATAGAAAATCAGGCAGAAGAAAAGAATATAAATGAATTAAGAAATAAGGAATATGACAAACTTGCAGATATGCTTATGAAAAATTTAAATATTTCTAAAATATATGAAATAATGGAAAAAGGAGTATAG
- the rfbA gene encoding glucose-1-phosphate thymidylyltransferase RfbA, translating to MKGIILAGGSGTRLYPLTLTISKQLLPVYDKPMIFYPLSTLMLAGIRDILIISTPQDLPKFKELLGDGSSYGIKLSYAEQPSPDGLAQAFIIGEKFIDGDACAMILGDNIFYGNGLSRHLQRAAGQPNGATIFGYYVDDPERFGIVEFDADGKVVSIEEKPKNPKSNYCVTGLYFYDNRVCEFAKQVKPSDRGELEITDLNNMYLKDGSLNVVTLGRGYAWLDTGTIEALAYAGEFIRVIEKRQGMQVAAVEEIAYRQGWISKEELLSSAEKYGKSLYGKFLKLVADGTYLG from the coding sequence ATGAAAGGAATAATATTGGCAGGCGGGTCAGGCACAAGGCTTTATCCCCTTACTTTAACAATATCTAAACAGTTACTGCCAGTATATGATAAACCTATGATTTTTTATCCACTGTCTACACTTATGCTTGCAGGAATTAGAGATATTTTAATTATTTCTACTCCGCAGGATTTACCCAAATTTAAAGAACTTTTAGGTGATGGCTCTTCTTATGGTATAAAATTATCTTATGCAGAGCAGCCAAGCCCAGACGGACTTGCTCAAGCCTTTATAATAGGCGAAAAATTTATTGATGGCGATGCATGTGCTATGATATTAGGCGATAATATATTTTATGGCAATGGCTTATCAAGACATTTACAAAGAGCAGCAGGGCAGCCTAATGGTGCTACAATATTCGGTTATTATGTTGATGACCCTGAAAGGTTTGGTATTGTAGAATTTGATGCAGATGGTAAAGTAGTTTCCATTGAAGAAAAACCAAAAAATCCTAAATCTAATTACTGTGTTACAGGGCTTTATTTTTATGATAATAGAGTGTGTGAATTTGCTAAACAGGTTAAACCATCAGACAGGGGAGAGCTGGAAATTACTGATTTAAACAATATGTATTTGAAAGACGGCTCATTAAATGTAGTAACTCTTGGCAGAGGGTATGCATGGCTTGATACTGGCACAATAGAAGCTCTTGCTTATGCTGGCGAATTTATAAGAGTTATAGAAAAACGACAAGGAATGCAGGTAGCAGCAGTTGAAGAAATTGCATACCGTCAAGGCTGGATAAGTAAAGAAGAATTATTATCATCTGCTGAAAAATATGGAAAAAGTCTGTATGGTAAGTTTTTAAAATTAGTAGCAGATGGGACATATTTAGGGTAG
- the rfbB gene encoding dTDP-glucose 4,6-dehydratase, translating into MKIIVTGGAGFIGGNFIHYMLNIYNDYKIICLDALTYAGNMETLEPVKDNPCFKFYKADIADRTAVYEIFEKEKPDIIVNFAAESHVDRSIDNPGIFLHTNVIGTGVLMDACRKYGITRYHQVSTDEVYGDLPLSRPDLFFTETTPLHTSSPYSASKASADLLVQAYHRTFKLPVTISRCSNNYGPYHFPEKLIPLMIANALADKELPVYGKGENVRDWLYVQDHCSAIDLIIHKGRVGEVYNIGGHNEKTNLEVVKIILKELGKSEDLIKYVTDRPGHDMRYAIDPSKIHNELGWLPVTKFEDGIKKTIKWYLDNADWWQHIINGEYKDYYEKHYSKK; encoded by the coding sequence ATGAAAATAATAGTAACAGGTGGTGCTGGTTTTATTGGCGGCAATTTTATCCACTATATGCTGAATATTTATAATGATTATAAAATAATATGTCTTGATGCTCTAACTTATGCAGGCAATATGGAAACATTAGAGCCAGTAAAAGATAACCCCTGCTTTAAATTCTATAAGGCAGATATTGCAGACAGGACGGCAGTTTATGAAATATTTGAAAAAGAAAAGCCAGATATTATAGTAAACTTTGCAGCAGAAAGCCATGTAGACCGCTCTATTGATAACCCGGGTATATTTTTGCATACAAATGTTATAGGCACAGGTGTATTAATGGATGCATGTAGAAAATACGGCATAACAAGGTATCATCAGGTATCAACTGATGAAGTTTATGGTGACTTGCCACTTTCAAGACCTGATTTATTTTTTACAGAAACTACTCCACTGCATACATCAAGCCCGTATTCAGCATCAAAAGCATCTGCAGATTTATTGGTGCAGGCATATCACAGGACATTTAAACTGCCTGTTACAATTTCAAGATGTTCTAATAACTATGGACCATACCATTTTCCAGAAAAACTTATACCGCTTATGATTGCAAATGCATTAGCAGATAAAGAGCTGCCAGTATATGGCAAAGGGGAAAATGTCCGCGACTGGCTTTATGTGCAAGACCACTGCTCAGCTATTGATTTAATTATACATAAAGGCAGAGTTGGTGAAGTTTATAATATTGGCGGTCATAATGAAAAAACTAACTTGGAAGTAGTGAAAATAATATTAAAAGAGCTTGGAAAAAGTGAAGATTTAATAAAGTATGTTACAGACAGACCGGGTCATGATATGCGATATGCAATAGACCCATCAAAAATACATAATGAATTAGGCTGGCTGCCTGTTACAAAATTTGAAGATGGCATTAAAAAAACTATAAAATGGTATCTTGATAATGCTGACTGGTGGCAGCACATAATAAATGGGGAATATAAAGACTATTATGAAAAGCATTACAGCAAAAAATAA
- the rfbC gene encoding dTDP-4-dehydrorhamnose 3,5-epimerase, with amino-acid sequence MNIIKTAIDGIYILEPKVFGDNRGWFMESYSEKTMKEYGFDYNFVQDNHSFSAVKGTLRGIHFQKGNSAQAKLVRCCKGAVLDVAVDLRKGSPAYKKWIAVELSAENKRQLLIPRGFGHGYVTLTDDVEFLYKADNYYDAANDRSILWCDEEIGVKWNIDNPIISEKDSRAPKLRDSDVDFKY; translated from the coding sequence ATGAATATTATAAAAACAGCGATAGACGGCATTTATATACTTGAACCAAAAGTTTTTGGAGATAACAGGGGCTGGTTTATGGAAAGTTACTCTGAAAAAACAATGAAAGAGTATGGGTTTGACTATAATTTTGTTCAGGATAATCATTCGTTCTCTGCTGTAAAAGGCACATTAAGGGGTATACATTTCCAAAAAGGAAATTCTGCACAGGCAAAACTTGTCCGCTGCTGTAAAGGTGCAGTGCTGGATGTGGCTGTTGATTTAAGAAAAGGCTCGCCTGCATATAAAAAGTGGATAGCTGTTGAATTATCTGCGGAAAATAAACGCCAGCTTTTAATACCACGGGGCTTTGGTCATGGATATGTTACATTAACTGACGATGTAGAGTTTTTATATAAAGCTGATAATTACTATGATGCAGCAAATGATAGAAGCATATTATGGTGCGACGAAGAGATTGGAGTAAAATGGAATATAGATAATCCAATTATCTCAGAAAAAGACAGCCGTGCCCCAAAACTAAGGGACAGCGATGTAGATTTTAAATATTAA